Sequence from the Rutidosis leptorrhynchoides isolate AG116_Rl617_1_P2 chromosome 3, CSIRO_AGI_Rlap_v1, whole genome shotgun sequence genome:
AAAATgaaatggtggtgatggttggtgccaTAAAAGCCGACGGTCACAAAGGCAAGCATGGAGAGGGGACCATTTGCTTTGCATGGGTGGTAGTACATGGTGGTGTTGTGATGTTGGGTAGCATGGGACATAAGGTTAAAATGTGTAAGTAATGGTACACTAGCATGCTTAAACTTTGTCTTAATATTAAGTGGATTTCGTCTCATGTattaatgggctaactagtccattaattaGTCCACTAAATGAGTCCATTACTTGAGTAGGTTGGGCCTTTAATAAGCtaggtccattaaggtgttaagtccattaagactaactagtgagcattagtaaacactaagcataattaaggatccatcaagccaagtaattgtcattaataaataacaattatgattaagttgtcataacgctccaattatgacaaaagtttaacgtgtaccaagtacgtagcgcgttttaaacgataagtgacacctacggtcataaatgcattcgaggatcaagttaagtaactaagtacttaataacacgttgcaaggcattaacgaaagtaattaacatgaattatgatcccagaatataatctaactcagtacgcacaaatacgcagtttcatgaaagtataaagtataattaaaagtcgaaaaagtcaggtcgttacaataTCCTATGCAGTCCAGCAAATTTGTCTCTTCATGCGTGATCCTCGAGAGCAGCACTTGCATGCGCTCAAACGGATCTTTAGGTGCATTCAGGGAACCACTGATCTTGGCCTTCAGTTATATGCATCATCCCCACCACATTGGTTGCTTACTCTGATGTTGATTGGGCAGGTTGCCCCACCACTAGACGATCTACCTCAGGCTACTGTGTTTTTCTCGGCAACAACCTTCTCTCGTGGTCATCTAAGCGGCAACACACGCCCTCTCGCTCCAGGGCCGAAGCAGAGTATCGTGGGGTTGCCAATGCCGTTGCCGAGACTTGTTGGATTCGTAACCTTCTACGTGAGCTACACTGTCCTCTCACTTCAGCTACTCTGGTATATTGTGATAATGTCGGCTCAGTCTACCTCTCCACTAATCCGGTTCAACATCAGCGTACCAAGCACATCGAGATCGACATTCACTTTGTCCGTGACCTAGTAGCCCAGGGACAAGTACGGGTTCTACATGTCCCGTCCAGATATAAGTTTGCGGACATCTTCACCAAAGGACTCCCGTTCGCATTATTTGACGAGTTTCGCTCCAGTTTGAGCGTTCGGCGCACTCCCGttccaactgcggggggatgttagacAAAGTAGTTAGCCACATTATCTTAGCTCATGTATTATGTTGCTTGGGCCTAGCCCATTTGTAACTCTTAGGTTATTTGGCTATATATTCCTTCATATGATGTAAGGTATTCAATCAATCAATATATCAAACATTACACTTAACAGTCATTAACTTACCATTTGCTCTAGCCATCTGCTCATTATAATATGTtgggtttaattattatatatatgttttcctttttttttaaaaaagaaagaaactCCGTTTCAAATATAATTGATTGTgtgttgttcgtaaaattatttggaGTTGAACGTTGATAACGGAGAAACCTACTCTCGTCAGAAAAATAAAGATAAGTCCCGTAAAAAAATTTGGGTGAATTTGTTTTGTTagatatattaaataaattattttGGAAGTTTCATTTAATAACCTAATTAAGGGGGAAAAACTTGTAAATGATGTTGAAAAGTTACATTTGTTACATAAAGTCTGAAGGGGTAAACTGGAAATTTGGGGTGGTGGTTGAGATGTCGTTTGATTGTTTGTGGGGGTCAAGACGACCAAATATTGAGTATCCATTAGTAATTAAGGATAATTTGGGGTGGTGGTTGAGATGTCGTTTGATTGTTTGTGGGGGTCAAGACGACCAAATATTGAGTATCCATTAGTAATTAAGGATAATACTACCCGAACTGCTTCTCGAAAGGGTACAAGCAAAGTCAACAGTATTATTCCCCACATGTTTTCGATCCGAAATAACTTTATTTTCGATTCTTATATTTTTTATCCAAATTTGTTTCCGCTTACACCCTCTAATATTAAGAGAAATGACCCCGCATTAATCCACCATTCCAATCCGATTGAACAAATTGTGAACCATCTCACTGTCACGATTGATTATAATACCCAATTTGTTGCCAACCTCTGTAAGCTTCCTCAGATCCTCATTATTAAAACCCTTTCGTTTACTATGATAACTATTATTTGATCCACTTCTCACATATTTGGAATGAAGGGGGCTAGAGGTAAAACCTTGATGCTTAAAACCCTCCACCCCATGAGGCCTACTTAAACTGTCATCCTCGCTAAGTTTTTCTTTATGGATAAAGCAATCACCTTGAGACTGTTCTTTTGTTGGTTCAGTATCAAGCACTTTATGCATATTCTTTTTAAACGCGTTACAAGAGTCCAAAGTTAGAAAATGTAACCATAGCCATAAGCCTCCCACATGATTGATTATCAATCCTTCGAATCCTTCTTCCCTTCCAATGTGTTTGAAACTAGAGAGAGCATTAACATCTTTAGTTTTAACAAGTACAGCAGCCTCATTAGGATTTGAGATATGAAGCAGGTCTTGTTTCTCCAAAACCACACGTTCCAACACCTGTTTCTTAACAGCAGGACATGTCTTATTATCTCCTTTCAAAACTGAAGCATATGATCCATCAGAAGAAGAATTCCCACCCTCCATCTTATTTGAACTAGGTGCATCCCTTTTAGTCAAATAGCCTTTATTCAATTGACCATTGACACCTGCTTCAGTATTCTTTTTCACCTGTCTTTGAAATCGAGCAATTGAGATAAACAGATGAAAGTTTCCAATCCAAATACTGGGTAATGATCTAACCAATCTCTATGAAAAAATCGGATCTAAAAATTAGGGTTCTTTTTTTAGTTTTGGGCGGACAATGTGCTATGAATACTCATACCGGAGAAACATCTGCTTCCTTCTCAATCACTTGTTGAAGTTCATCTTCGTTTTCAGAACTAGGGCACTCATGAAAAAGATGTATTTTATTTTCACAAAACAAATAACATTGTATTTATAGTATTGTTTTCACAAAACAAATAACATTGTGTTTATTATCAATTGATAATAGTAGTTTCATAAAAACATAGGTGTAAAAACTACAAAACGTACAACATTAATCTCTTTCAACAATAATACTAGCTCTTCCAATGTTGGACAGATTAGATAGATTGCAACTTGCAAGCATCTAAAGGATCCTAATTTCCATATTGCCTATGAGAAAATAGATAAAAAAATCTCAATTCATTACAACCAATTAGCCTCACTACAAGTTTAGATTGTGTAACACACCCACCTGTATGCAAAAAGTGGTTGTTAGCACCATTTATTATATAGATGTGAACGTGCATTGTCATCATTGTCGACGATGCTACAAGAACACATTCAGACCGCGTTAATCTACATTCCCTGACAAAATGTAAACAAATTTATTATCATATACCATTGAAAGCCGAAGAAGCACAAGAAGAAATGGGTGCTAATAACATTGAGAAGGATAATAACCTACCAAATTTCAAGGCTTATAAACTTCAGGAAGCTGGAGACCGACACTTGCCGCAGATTTTCCAAGTACTTTCTTCATTTCCTCAGATCTATCTACTGCAATGTTGTAAGAAAATAGCAAGTCCTACATCATCACAACCAAATCCAAATTCAAAGTGAGGTCAGCATCACAATATTCTTTCTACTTAAAATTAATAGACATGGATCATTCGAATTTGACACCAATTACACACGAGAAACAGACACAAAACCTGTAATTGTACGTTATAAGAGTACTAGGTTAGCAATGTTTCTCTTCTTAATGGATTGTGAGATGAATGGGTTTGCAGCTTTTATCTACATGGTTGTAAAAAAGTAAAAAACACGATTAATCCCCTATTAAACCTTTCTAGGAAGCAGGAAAACCATTAAGCAATCAACACCGGTCAATTGGTCAAAATTGGatttagtcaaaattagtcaaactCGGatttagtcaaaattagtcaaagacaaagttggtcAAGAATTTAGTATGAATTTAAACCAGAATTTTGGAGTATTTGAACAATTATATTTATGTTTCTAGAcaattatattaaagtttatattcgtgaatattttcatttatgtttatgtttacttctatatttacacatataatctttattatttatatgtataagaAGTCCAATCCGATGAATCCCCGATTTGGCCAAGTTATCCCTACAAGGTTCCAGCCGATCAATCCCCGATTAGCGATTTTTACAACCTTTTTATCTTAAACTTCCCATTAAAAACGACTGCTTTCATGCGTCAATCTTGATCAAATAATATGAACTACAACCATCAACCATCACTAAAGTTCTCAGTTGCACACACCATATGTCATCTCCTTTTTTCTACACTCATTCTACTATATTCAACAAACAATTTTTGAGGCATACATTTATTGGCACATGAAGTATTTTGAAGTTCATAACACTATTGTCGTTTTTAACGTTACTACGCCGTTTTTCAGCAAAGTCCTCATCAAATTACCAGTAATTTTAAGTACAAACAACCATTTGAAATTGTTTATAATCTGCAATTATATATGACGAAAGGAGTATTACCTAGCAACATGCTAATGTAAGATTAGCACACAACGTACaaacattaaattcattcaaatAAAACAACAAATCTATACCTGATGATGATGGACACTGTTTAACATGTAAGTATACTCACGGGCAAGTTTTATCTTGTGCTGGATCGACGATGTCTCTATCTGATCACCATTTTTCCTAAACTCTGACTTTATAAAGTCAACAAAATGTGTTTTATGTTCTTCTTTCCCTATGTGTTTCTTCACTGCTTTCATCAACTCTCTATACACCTTTGCAGCTTTCAACGCTTCACCGGACCCCATCGTTTCTGAGACCTGATTCGAATTCTACCAATCAAAACACAAAACATTCACAAACTTTTATTTTCAATTGGAAAGCACAAATTCACATACTTTACCAAAACTTCAAAATTTGAGAAGCCAAAAATTTCAATCCTGATTTAAGCAGCCTAATACAAATCCAATGTTAAACAAAAAATTGTTTATTATTAGGGTTTTGCCTAAGAGtcaaacttcaaaaaaaaaaaaaaaaaaaaagtgtgttacaattcatatttgaatttgaatTGAAAGAATAGCCTGATAATTTCTCAATTAGAAATTGAAAATAGTGATTTCATCTTTCCTATGCACATTGATTTCAGATTTAAGATACAAAGTGTGATATGATTCATATTTGTAGGAACAATTTGTCAATAATTTAATGTAATTACAGTTTTGTTCGCATCCGTAGAGAAAATAAAAGTTATTCGATGAAGTCACTGACCGTATAGAGATACAGGAGTTGCCGGCGGATACGCTGCCGTTCGCCGGAGGATTGATTGGAGGTTTGCGGCGGTTTGATATGACTGGGACGAGCAATCACATTTGAGTTTGTGGAGGTAAAACCTAAAATGTGCAATTCTTCCCCCTTCAACTTTGGTTTTTTAACATCTGCCCCAGTAATTGTTTCATGAACTTTACTTTTCTAAAATGACATCACTTAATTATAAGCTGTTATTAACTTATTAAAGAAATTTGAATATATTTTTTAATTGTTTGTACGTTAAAAATAGtgaatcatttttagaaaataactTCATTTAACCGCCTTAATATATGTTAAGTTCTATCATATTTTTAATTCTTGTGTGATTCGTTTGTTACGTATATAAAACAAATTATTGTATTTGTATATTTGGATTATACACGAGCATTTAAAAGGTAGTGTTAGGATGTTAGGACTAGTTAAAATACATAAAAAGGTTTTGTTACATGGCGGCTGGATTTAGTCTTTTTGATCCCATCATTGACTTCCTACTTTTTGATATTTTACAAGTATAATTAACGTCATTAGGAATGCTTCTTTATATCTTAAAAAACACAGCATGATAGCAAGACTATTATAGAGGGTGGTGATATTTCTAACATCAAAATTTATAAATTATaagttataaattatatatatatatatatatatatatatatatatatatatatatatatatatatatatatatatatatatatatatatatatatatatatatatatatatatatatatatataggattaagggggaagtaactaatcgggggaagcgggaggaagcaaaacttttttttcgttttttttaaaaaattttgctcacgaacattatagattggatgcaaATATGAACAttcaataaagacactttgtgataaaaatttttattttggcggaaaaacgctcgaagaagtaatatataacaattatcgtgtctttcgagcgtatgttgaggttt
This genomic interval carries:
- the LOC139897549 gene encoding uncharacterized protein encodes the protein MGSGEALKAAKVYRELMKAVKKHIGKEEHKTHFVDFIKSEFRKNGDQIETSSIQHKIKLAREYTYMLNSVHHHQDLLFSYNIAVDRSEEMKKVLGKSAASVGLQLPEVYKP